The Oncorhynchus nerka isolate Pitt River linkage group LG11, Oner_Uvic_2.0, whole genome shotgun sequence genome includes the window TTGCACTGTCGTCAATATGATGTATTTTATGTCATCATGGTCAGATTGTATAATGGTTGTACAAAGACGTTTTGTTAACGTGGTTTTAACAACCAGGAAAATACTTTATCTGAACTACCGACATACAGTGCCaataccctttgacttattccacattttgttgtatagTTTTACAGCTTAGTTAATGGTTTACTGGTGAAGGATTGAAGAGGGAGCAGTCCATCACCTTTCTCAGTTTGATAGACATGAGACTCTTTTAGTGAAATAGTAAAGACAATCCTACATGGTAAACACTGTACATATGGAAATAAATCAAAGTAGAGCTATAGCCTGGAGCAAGACAAATacacatttgatttgaatcaAATAAACTAAACGTTTTCTTTAATCTACAACAAATATTCCTGTACACACActgagtctacaaaacattaaCACCTGCTCTTTGCAGGGACCATTGAATAATGAGTGCTTTTGAATATAGACTTCATCATATAAAAACACATGTAGATGTGATATCATTGGTTTTGACATTGTAGCTCCCTAGCCATCCCCTGTATGGAGGGGTTTCGTATCTTAGGGTTTAAACCTCCACCTCAGCATTTGGGGAGATGATGACGACCTGTAAGCTCCTGGGTCCGTATTCACATATAATCTTACTGATTATGATGTAAAAAGGTTAAACTAATTATAGATCAACACTTTATTGAGTTACACTAGGGCCGCCTGTATTCACAATATTTCCCCAttgtgtcctctcttctctcacaaaCACATAAAAGGATGATTAACACAAAAGCCCTGCATTATTTTGTAGTATGTGTGTataagtgagtgagagagagtactGAATACAGATGGCATTTacatgtgtgagtgtgagagacaaACATAGAGCTTGTGTCTGTGTGGGGTAAATGGAGAGTTTGGCTTTGGTTTGTGTGGCCAGCAAGGCTGTTGATACTATTGACAATCTTCTGCCATCCATATGCATTCACACAGTCCAGTGCACTCTACAGGGGGCCGCTGCCACCGTTTCCTCCCCCACCAGGACCCTTCGTCCTAAGGTCGTGCCACACCTTCACTAGAGGCTCGCGATTCTTCCATATCAGCTCGTGGCCATACATGATGTACCAGctacaaaaaaaaaatcagagagagagagagaataggtgaGGAACAAatagagataggaagagaggtaGAATGACAGAGGTTAAACGAGAATACAATAACATATCTTAATTTGTCAATTTGGGCTGTCTTGGTACCCGATCCAATACCACACATGTACACAATAGGTTGGGAGCAGCACGGGGTAAGAGAAGAAGAGTGGTCACCCCTGGAGCAGTTTttagagggggtgggggtagaggaTTAAGTGACACCCAAACAAAAATCGGCAGAGCCGGGGTATTGTGGAGAAGATGGTCAAAGACAGCTAGCTTGATTAGATGTTGAGATGTTTTGTTGCTGCCCTGTGCAAGTCATTTTAATGGggatgagtgtgtgagagagtaatTGAATAAGTGaatgagagcagacagacagatggacttGAAGCTGACTTGCATGCCAAAAGGTTTTCCGCCTAGCTGAACAGAGTGAGACTTACATGCCAAAAAGAGCTCCGCCGAGATGGGCCGCGTGGTCGAAGTACCGCCATCCTAAAACTAGGCCAGCTGTGTCCATAGCTACTATGGCTTTCAATGCCTGGACAGGAGAAGAGAAACAGATGGTGTGAATAAACAGGACAACAAATAACTTCCTGGACTCAcacttacattttagtcatttagcagacatgcTTATCCAGAGCATTCATCTTAAAACAGCTAGGAGGGACaagcacatatcacagtcatagtaagtattTTCCCCAATGAAGTAGCTATCAGTAAAGTCAGAGCTACTAAGGGGGAGAAAaaatacatttgtatttatttgggattatttaagatactcttttgCCAAGAATCAGTGATCCAAGTCTTGAGAGCTCTCCTGGTGTGTGTATCCTTCAAACAGCATGCTTGAtggcaaacacaccaagacagccgtgaagagggcacgacaaagcctattccccctcaggaaactaaaaagatttggcatgggtcctgagatcctcaaaaggttctacagctgcaacatcgagagcatcctgaccggttgcatcactgcctggtacggcaattgctcggcctccgaccgcaaggcacttcagagggtagtgtgttttgcccagtacatcactggggctaagctgcctgtcatccaggacctctacaccaggcggtgacagaggaaggccctaaaaattgtcaaagaccccagccaccccagtcatagactgttctctctactaccgcatggcaagcggtaccagagtgccaagtctaggacaaaaaggattCTCAAGATTttttacacccaagccataagactcctgaacaggtaaccaaatggttaccgggactatttgcattgtgtgccacccccccaacccctcttttacactgctgctactctctgttaatcttatatgcatagtcactttaactatacattcatgtacatactacctaaattgacccaaccaaccagtgctccagcacattggctaaccgggctatctgcattgtgtcccacccacccaccactccctctttttacgcttctgctactctctgttcatcatgtgcatagtcactttaacgatacctacatgtacatactacctcaataagcctgactaacaggtgtctgtatatagccttgctactcttttttcaaatgtctttttactgttgttttatttatttacttacctacacacctTTTTTTcccaccattggttagagcctgtaagtaagcatttcactgtgaggtctacgtattcggcgcacgtgacaaataaactttgatttgattttggttgTTAGTCACTGTCAAAGCTTACGTGCAAGAGCTGCCCTCTCCCGATTGTCTGTCAGGCGGCAGCGTTGCTGAAATTTGCATAAACTTGGGCAATGTTCGAATTCTAGTCACTAGCTCTGGCGTCTCCTCCTTTATTTGAAAATGACTGGTTGCTGGTAGCTGATTATCTCAGTAAATGTGCACAATGGGTCACATAAGACACCCTACTAAAGGCATTTCACAAAAGCCACAATTAGACCAAATCCTAATTGTCAAAACACATACCAAATCAGACATGCCAACACACATCGTAACAAAAATCTGAAATACCAACAATACTAAATCCCCATGTAGCATAAAGATGTCTGCAAAATGCATACGAAGGACAGTTTGACTACTTTCTGATTCTGTACCCTTCTCCTGAACTGTACACATGTACACTCTagtgatgaggggggaaaaatagatatatacactgaacaaaaatatgaacgcattgtcacacgtggtctgcggttgtgaggctggttgaatgtactgtcaaattctccgtactgtgagacgcctaagacagcgctacagggagacagggtgaacagctgatcgtcctcgcagtggcagaccacgtgtaacaacacctgcactggatcggtacatccgaacatcacacttgtgggacaggtacagaatggcaacaacaactgcccgagttacaccaggagcacacaatccctccattggtgctcagactgtccgcaataggcagagagaggctggacttgTAGGGGGGCTTGTAggactgttgtaaggcaggtcctcaccagacatcaccgtcaCATATGGGCaaaaacccaccgtcgctggataagacaggacaggcaaaaagtgctcttcactgacgagtcagtTTTGTCTCACAAGGGGTGATGGACGGAGTCGTGttaatcgtcgaaggaatgagcgttacaccgaggcctgtactctggagcgggatcgatttggaggtggagggtccgtcatgaactggggcggtgtgtcacagaatcatcggactgagcttgttggaattgcaggcaatctcaacactgtgcgtttcAGGGAAGACATCcgcctccctcatgtggtacccttcctgcaggctcatcctgacatgaccctccagcatgacaatgccaccagccatactgcttgttctgtgcatgatttcctgcaagacaaagaatgtcagtgttctgccatggccagagatgagcccggatctcaatcccattgagcacgtctgggacctgttggatcggaggttgagggctagggccattccccccagaaaggTCCAGGAACATggaggtgccttggtggaagagttgggtaacatctcacagcaagagcttggctaatctggtgcagtccatgaggaggaggttgactgcaatacttaatgcagctggtggccacatcagatactgactgttacttttgattttgaccccccctttgttcagggacacattccatttctgtttgtcacatgtctgtagaacttgttcagtttgtgtctcagttgttgaaccttaagttcatataaatatttacacacgctaagtttgctgaaaataaatgcagttgacagtgagaggacatttattttttgctgagtttgtttatatatacatatatataatgagagagaaccgcaatatacagtaccagtcattccaggattttctttatttgtactgttctctacattgtagaatagtgaagacatcaaaactatgaaataacacatatggaatcaagtcgtaatcaaataagtgttaaacataaataaaatattttaaatttgagattcttcaaagtagccgccctttgccttgatgacagttttgcacacccttggcattctctcaaccagcttctttaggaatgcttttcaaaccgtcttgaagtagttcccacatatgctgagcacatgttggctgcttttccttcactctggggtccaactcttcccaaaccatctcaattaggttgaggtcaggtgattgtggaggccagatcatctgatacagcactccatcactctccttcttaaaTAGCCCCCACACAGCCTgcaggtgtgttgagtcattgtcctgttgaaaaacaaatgatactcccactaagcgcaaaccagatgggatggcgcatcgctgcagaatgctgtggaagccttgctggttaagagtgccttgaattctaaataaatcacagacagtcacCAGTAAAGcaacatcacaccacctccaccgcgctttatggtgggaaccacacatgcagagatcatccgttcacctactctgcgtctcacaaagccatggctgttggaaccaaaaatcacaaatttggagtcatcagaccaaaggacagattttcactggtctaatgtccattgcttgtgtttcttggaccaaccaagtctcttcttctttttggtgtcctttagcagtggtttctttgcagaaattcaaccatgaaggcctgattcacagtctcctctgaacagttgatgttgagatgtctgttacttgaactcgaaagcatttatttgggctgcaatttctgaggcatgTAActattgaacttatcctctgcagcagagataactcggtcttcctttcctgtggcggtcctcatgggagccagtttcatcatagagcttgatggtttttgcgactgcacttgaagaaactttcttgaaatattccgtattgactgaccttcatgtcttaaagtaatgatggactgtcatttctctttgcttatttgaactgttcttgtcataatatggacttggtcttttaccaaatagggctatcttctgtataccaccgctaccttgtcaaaacacaactgactggctcaaatgcattttaaggaaataaattccacaaagtaATTAACAAgacacatctgttaattgaaatgcatttcaggtgactacctcatgaagctggttgagagaatgccgagtgtgcaaagctgtcatcaaggcaaagggtggctatttcgatttgtttaacactttgtgttaaacattccatatgtgttatttcatagtttgtcattactattattctacaatgtagaaaatagtcaaaataaagaaaaactctgaaatgagtaggtgtgtccaaacttttgactgggactGTATATCGTATCGGCACCGAAGTATCATGAtattattgtattgtgaggtgccTGGCAATTCCCTGCCTTATTCCTCATACCCATGAGGGGGAGGGAGTGTACTATGGTGAAAACTCCCTCCATCCATGCTTACACCAATCCAATACTTTTAAAGGGAAACTTCACAATTGTATTCATagtcatcatctccagcaccaccctatCAACAACGTATGTGAAAACGgtgcatttctatgttttgtagtaaaaacgattgaggaagataagtgtttccaattcaTGTGATTTTGACCAATTGTGAGCAGTGGTGGACAaagtacttaagtatatttaaaactcaAGTATGACTTAAGTaacaaaagtaaatggaattgctcaaatGTAAAAGTATTAATAATTGCGAAATCCTTATATTATGCAAACTAGACAgcacaatttatttatttgcatttCGTATTTGCAGATAGCCAGGGGGCACACTACCACACTGAcattaatttacaaacaaagcatttgtgtttagtgagtccaccagatcagaggcagtaggggatgaccagggatgttctcttgataatggcatgaattggaccattttcctgtcaaaatgtaacaggcacttttgggtgtcagggaaaatgtatggagtaaaaagtacattattttctttaggaaagtagtgaagtaaaagttgtcaaaactataaatagtaaagtaaagtacaggtaccccccaaaactacttaatGAATACTTTATGGtagttttacttaagtactttacaccactggttgtGAGTAGGCATTGTCTACTAatcttttttactacaaaacataaaAACGTGACATTTTAACATTGGTGATGTTGGGGGGGTAGTGCTGGAGATGACGAATATGAAGTTGAAAATGTTCCTTTAAATCCCTGAGTGCACACTTCTGGAGATGGGTAGAAAATCAGAATGGAGCTTCTGTGTGGTTATGTGTGCTATAAGGGTTGTTCACTCACATTGCCTGCAGAGAAAGCATACATCGGGAGGAAGATGATTGCCAGCTTAGCCTCTGGCATTTTGGTACAGACGGCAGCCAAGACTGTCATGATGGCTCCTGACTGGAGaggacaggaagtgatgtcagAAACAGGAAGTAAAGGGGAATTCCGAAGGGAGTCTAAAATGTTAGTGCTTACCGCTCCAAGAGAGGGACCCAAGCGCCCGCTGGCTGTCTTACACACATAGCTGAACATCGTAGATATAACACCTGGCAATGAGGAGATGATTGATTATTTATCTGAAAATAAATCTGTACTGTCAGGATTAGTAATCTGTCTATTACAATCTGCCATTTGTCTCTCACACACGCGTGCTGGTACCTGCAGACACGTAGACAGCCATGAACTGCTCCCTGCCTAGCATGGAGACGATGCTGGAGGAGAAGCTCCAGAGGACGTACATGTTGGCCGCCATGTGGAAGAAGGAGTAGTGGCTGAACGTGGACAGGAGCATGGGGAAACACAGGGTTTCTGTGGGTAGGGTACAGACAGGAGGAGATGATTAGGGAAGTGTTCAATAGGAACGGGGAGGGATCTAACTGAATTTTCTAGGGTTTGCTACTGTGTGCActatttcttattggacaagtcttTTCAGAGTATAAATCGGTCTATAGAGGCTGTATATTTGTTAATATTGTTTTTTTATGCAGTTTTTACTGTAATTTTTTAATATACATGTCAAATAAACTGGATCTTTGTCAGTGTTAATAGTAATGAAGTGCCATGATTAGGGCCTCTAGTTTTGCCTGACCATGtaacctgaccaggaaaaactatACCCTATAACAAGGTCTCCAGAGGCTCCAGATTTCCCTGGTCAGGTGAAGAAAAACTCAGGGCCCTAATCCTGACACTTATTACTATTAACACTTCCTGAGGCAGAGATCAAGTTTTGTGTGTATTTGTCATGATATGATAGGATAGTTTCCCCTACTCACTGGAGGCAGGGTTGGATGTGAAGTATTTGATCATAGAGCGCTGGAGGGACGGCACCCTCCAACAGCAAAACACCACGGCATTAGCAGCTATGATCcctgagagagataggagaggagtaGAAAAAGACAGAATGAATGAGAGATGAGAGATTAGTGGATAATGAAAGATGGGGGGAGGTGCTAACGGGTGGAAAAAGATGGCAGgatgttcccttgagcaaggaacCTAAACTGCACATTGGGTGCTGCACTGCGGTTGCCCTCTGCTCCAGCCTTTCCATCATAATGTGTGATTTGAAGCGGTTGGGTAAATTTCTGTCTCGTACAGACAAAAAGTAAATATTATCTTAAGATAGAGAGGGCAGTAGTGAAAGTGACAATCATCATCTCCAAATATCTGTATCAACTAGTTACTATCGAGAGGACACacaagaagaaaaaaatatgGGCTTCAGTACAAACTAACCTGTAACAGTACGTTGTCCCTCACTCAAGCCGTTCCACCACTGGTTGATCTGTAACAGAAACAGAACCGGTCTGAAAAAACAACCACACATGTAGTGaaacctgggttgtgttcattaggcactgaACAAAATAAaactgactgaaacagggaggaacAACCTGGTCCAATAAGGAACATACATTTtagttttctgttgcaaaatgttttaaaacattttctgtTGTGTGTAGTAAGGAACACAACCCAGCATAGGGAATCAACTCCCTAAGACATCAGTGTGACGACAGTTCAGCAAGAAAAGAGGGGGGGTGCATTAAGATATTTGGCCTTGCAAACCTGGGGGGTGCATTGAGATATTTGACCTAGTGTGAGTGGCAAAGTCCACAACTTGGGCCAAATCAACCATTTTCCTTATAAAACTTGAAAGAGGCCAGCACCTCAAATTCATAATTCGTCACCTCCTCGTAACCTTCAAATCCCATTCAGTTACAAATGGCGGAGACTATAACCTTTAACCCCTGTTCCAGGGACCCTGCGCTGCTCCCAgcctgttgtactgtatgtgtatgttgtGGGGAGAGGCCGGGTAATGCGACAGCAAAATAAAAAATGTCCAGTATAATGTATCAATAAAGATGAATACAAAATAATGAGGCATGGTATAAAACAAATGAAAAAAAGGATCAACCCAATATCACGCATGTTTTGACCCATCCTTCATCTCACCCATTTGCGAAGATCCCCCTG containing:
- the parlb gene encoding presenilin-associated rhomboid-like protein, mitochondrial — its product is MAWRGCVLRWARADIISTATRGNRFTLNTQQRCSFRKAAKETKTKKGVIEETGPSHTEPSEGLIHKRGASPPVHPSVAYTHPRSFGRLVKPLVFTIGFTACSFGTAAIWQYESLKSRVQSYFDEVRADWLEKLRPQKQGDLRKWINQWWNGLSEGQRTVTGIIAANAVVFCCWRVPSLQRSMIKYFTSNPASKTLCFPMLLSTFSHYSFFHMAANMYVLWSFSSSIVSMLGREQFMAVYVSAGVISTMFSYVCKTASGRLGPSLGASGAIMTVLAAVCTKMPEAKLAIIFLPMYAFSAGNALKAIVAMDTAGLVLGWRYFDHAAHLGGALFGIWYIMYGHELIWKNREPLVKVWHDLRTKGPGGGGNGGSGPL